The genome window GAGAagaagagctgcagctgcagctggccCTGGCCATGAGCCGAGAAGAAACTGAAAAGGTACtaagataacacacacacacacacacacacacatgcactgagcTTAAAACCCTTTTCCTCACAGCATTTACAGTCTGTCAGGAGGAGGCTTTTGCCTTCTTTGCTGCCCTGCTGCTGACATGTTATGTTGTAACTCAGCAGTAAAATACACGTGCTCGGACACTGTCGGTCCTCTGCTGCGCCACCATTTCCCAGAACCTTTCGCAGAAACTGATAGCATCAACTGTGCCTCTGATGTGGTCAGTAAAGGCACTTTGACCAATCAGCGTGAGCACTGGCGAAGAGTCAGGATGCTGTGAGTGAAATGGTGAGAAGCCAGGCAGGATGTGTGCATTGATCCACTCCTAAGTAGCCACACCACCCTGGTCTCCATGGCAAGGGCAGCTGTTCACTCTTTGCCCTCTGGGGCTTCTCTTCGTCTACGAGGGAGTTACACTGCCCGACCAAATAAAAGGTCACACACTTGAATTTTTATAGCACTGCCTTTAGCTTTAATTAAGACATGCATTTGCCGTGACACTGATAAGCTAATGCGTTGTCACAGCGTTTATTTCAGTCCacagttgcattcatttttcaccaaaatATTTTGTATTATGATGGGAGTTGGGCTCTGTGTTAAGTCTTCCTTAAGATTCTAGATAGGTTCTCAATGGGGCTAAGGTCTGGAATTTGTGGCGGCATCACTCTCTCTAGGGGTCACCAAAGTGGATCACCTGCTTTTTCaatgatctgcatatttgatttggctgtttgatattttttttacactggaTGCCCTTCCAACTGTCCCATTTATCTGGGCCCCCCTGGTTACTTGGGTCCATTTAGAGTGTCATCCAATGTCCCCCAAAACCTAGTCATTGAGTATATTTAGGTAGTTCAGCTGACATGCTGAACTACCCACAGGCTTGCACAATAGGCATTAAGCAAATaggtgaccctttttttttggctgggcAGCACTTTCCACTTCTGTAATCAAACACATCAGCTGTGACATTGATGATCAAATGAAGATCTAAATTGTTGTACTGCTCTCATTTGAATTACCGCAAATCATTGTATGCTCTCAAACGTGATTGTACGTTTTCCTTTGATTCGTCTTCCCCCTTGACCGTAGCCACCTCCCCCTGTGGACATTGATGAACAGACGCAGCTGCAGATTGCTATGAGTCTCAGCAAGGAGGAGTCACATAAGGTATATGTACAGTAAGAGAAGGGACGATCCTTCATCTGCATCCTTTACCCTGTATCTCTGTGCACTAAAACCAACATCACACTCCAGTTATTGTGAAttccggaaaaaaaaaaacccggcaTATGCTACTCACTTTCTCTCCGCTGGTCAGCTGTGGTTTCATCCTTCTCCTCCACTAACCAATAAATCTCTCCTCTTGGTTCAGTAGTAGGAGAGCTCGGCCAGTTTAACCTCCTCTGGTGTGGTGTCATGGAAGGGGAAAGGGTTTTTATTCCCTTTACTCTACTTGGGACACCTGTACGACTGCATGCAATGCACTGTTTAGACTGTGTCCAGCTATTATTGACATGTTTACTTACTAACCAATCACTCTCCCCGGTTAACACCTGCACAGACGGTCCAACCTGCACCTCCTGCAGTGGATATGGACGAGGATACCCAGCTCCAGTTAGCGCTGAACCTGAGCAAGGAGGAGCACCAGCAGGTAGGTTTGCTTTGGGGGGTCACTGAAGGGATGGGGGTGCTGCTGCCTTGTAATGCTTTGGACACTATCAGGGGTTTTGAAACAATAACTGACATTAACAACATTTTGCATAAAAAATGGACCAGAAACCAGAaattcacagacatcacctCGCTGTCACTGGCGTTCACCCATATGTGCCATactttatcgtctattttcctctaattggaaacaaaattgacatcatgagTTATTGAAGATGACCTGAAACTGTTCACTTGATGTGTTAGATATCAGGTGAGCACACTTTCCCATATACTTCCATTCAAACGGAGTTCTTTTTGTCTCCAGCTGAGTCGCCCTCTGTTGGCTAAAACTTACTTCCTTCACGTTTGAAACTGGAAGACTACCCAGAATCCAGTCTTAACAATCCTAAATTGAATGACTTCACTTGGATTCCAAACATGATGGCTGTACACATCATGGTTTCCATCCTCACCCTCAGTAATCtgactcatcctctctttttttcctgattatATGTCCCACAATCAGATGTTTAACTCACTCATCCAACTACTGTGctcctctcttgctctctttatgtttctgtctgtctgctcctctccaccccccccccccatccccccccacccccccaccctttACTGTGTCAGTAAAGTGGGGCACAATAAAACTGCTCTGTTAGAGAACACAGTGATGCTCTCCCCTTTGTGACCACAGAATGTTCTGGTTCCTGCCCATTTCACATGTCTATCTCTGGGTTATATGTTgcccaaggaaaaaaaaaaagaagttacaAACTCTCTTTTGTGCTTTTGTGCTTCCACTGACTCATAAATATGATGTGCCAATATGTGAATTTAGCTCGAAGCCATTCCCAAAGTCAAaccatgtgatttttttctgttgACAGGAACAACTCAGTCGCCGAGGAGATGAGTCGATGCTCCTGAAAGCTTTGGAGGAGAGCAAACGCGAGATGGAGACTAAAGGCGGGGTATGAAATATTGGGGTATGGAATACCTCAATGGGGTGATGAAATATAACCACAGATTTGAATCGCCTGAGGATCACAGTGAAACACACTATAATACTTTATGATTAGACAATTGGGGTTATTATAGTTTTTTTGGGCTTCAGGATTTATTAGTTTTACCCTCAGAAAATAAATTGTGGTAAAAACCTCAATCTAGTTTGTTTATGGAAGTCATAAATAAATCCAGTTTACTTGTATGTGGTTTAAAGAATTCAGTGAGAGTTCATTGGCAGAATGTGAATACATATGTTTTGCCTGAATGGACAAGTCAGCCAcagtgtgtttcacattttaaagcaaaagcTTTTAACGGAAACAACGCAGACCGTAGTTTCCTGAcaagcttcctcagtttcatcgttagatgtcactaaatctttcacactggacctttagggATTACAGAAGTAATGGTGAGTACTGTAGCAATctaatgaaaagattttttttttctttttaaatatgtacagACCTCTTTCATGGACCTGGTAGATGTTTTTGCAGTTCCCTCAGAGTTGCCTTCTAGTGACCATCGCTGGAATAATGCACACCAGGCAGCGGCTCGAATGGGCGGCACAGACCCGTGGGACACAATGGGTGAGCCTTAAGTTAGCTCACAGGGACTTAAATAACATGTGTTACCATGGTCATTATGTATTTTTACTTGAAGGCAATAGCTTTTGTAGCCTCGTCAATTATAGGTACAGTATATCAGTCTTTTTAGGACACAAATATGAAGTGAATTACATGCAATTATGAAATGTGTATTTCATAATTGCATGTATTAAAGAAGGCAGCACTTACGCCTCAAGAGAGGATTCATCTTGGATGGTACCACCACCTTCTAGCAGCCCTCCACCACCATGGGAGCCCCCAACTCATCCTTGGGATGCTCCGCCTAACAATGTCTCCAATGCCACAGACGGTGCCTGGGCTCTTCATGCAAACACAGGTAAGTCTGTGATGTGCATGCACTCGCACAGCTTGACCGAGGATGAACCGGAGATGAAGTACAAGTGCATCACAATATCTAATCATGtagcattttgttgttgttgtttatagcCCCTTCGAGAGTCGATCCATTTTCTGGCCCATCAGAAAGATCGGTAATTGAGGGAGCTGTTGGGGAAGCTTTTCTACGAACTGGAAGCCCCTCAGGTAAACAAAACTTTCTCTTGCTCATTCTCTCACCGTCTGTCTTTGAATCCGacaaaacccttttttttgtcttgtcagaTGGGGATCTGTTTGATGAGGCCATGGACGGAGGTCAGATAAATGTCAATGGTCGAAGAGAGGGCAGTCCTGAGCTCTTTGACTTGTCAGGTCTTGGGGAAAGCCTGGCGGTTTCCAGCCCTCGGAAATGCCAAACACCGGAATCCTTCCTGGGCCCCACAGCAGCATCTTTGGTGAATCTGGAAAGGTTGATCCCAGCAAATCCCCAAGCCCAGGCCAAGAACCCCTTTTTAtcaggtatgtttttttttttgctttgtcaactacaaatgtaacacatgttttgtttcatgACCAGGAAATGATTTAATTGAACACTACATCACCCTGCTATGTAGCATGAATTAGCCCATTCAATTATAATACTGTCATGTTATTCATATATTATGTAGATTGTTTGTGTGAATTAAGGCATACAACTATTGTGAGCAATGACCAAAAACACGAAGAAGTGACCACAAAAAGAGctcaaaaaaaggacatttagcagtttgacaggaaCCCTACAATGGAGACACTTCAACTTGACATAAGCGTCTTATTCATCAGCTTTTAGATTCAGTATCAGAAATGATGGATCTAATAAGAATAATTGGTTAAAATTAATCCACTACTTTTTTCTTTCCAGGCCTGAGTGCACCTTCGGTCACCAATCCATTCCAAGCTGAGCAGCCCAAACTAACTCTAAACCAAATCGGCTCCAACGTCACCTCTATGCCTCCTCTCACCACTTCTCTTCCTTACAGTGCCTCCTTACCACTGCCCATTAGCCACCAGCCTGCCAGCCTCCCTTCATCACTGACTCACCCCACTCAGCCTGGCTTGGACCTGCCGGGGCCACTCCCTGAGCCTCTGTTGCCCTTCTCTTCAGCCAGCACTCAAGAATCACTGGCTGCACAGAGTAGTCAAAACCCTTTCTTATGACCaactaaacttttttttgggtTCTTTTGGAAGGGGATTGCCAATTAGGTTATGCTTATGAAATCACTCTAACGGCAGACCAAACTATAGCCCCAAGGACTTGTATGAAAACCCAATTCTTGGTTGTTTTTACAATGTGGTGTAATACAGTAACACATAGACTGATGCAACATGGTTCTCctcttccaaaatgtcatgtcaAAATTCTAAACAAAAGCACAGTTtgataatattttgtttgtctATACAATACATCACTAACAACCAGGCAAATGTTTTACAGCTTTTCACTTAGTCAGCAAATCCGCACACTGAAGTGTTTGTATGATCAGCTTAGCTGCACTATTGCTGTCGTATACGCTCCTGCAAAGAAATCTAATAACTGGAAACAAATTTgtccagctttttaaatgttactgcATTGAACATTAAGAACATAAAGCTTTTGTTGGACCAGAATTGACCCGTGTGTATAGAATTTTACTATGGTGAAGTAAATTACTGGAGTTATGTGAATTAAATTATAACTTTGGAGGAATATACATATTTCACTATGACCTATGAGCAAGTCAACATTAGAATCATCTTTGAATCATGAGTTTCCTTCATTTCTTGTGAACTCTCGTCAAACATAAGGGTATTATTATAACGCAGTATCGTTCTGAAGTTGATTTTATTGCCTTGCATTTTCTCATTCTCTTGATATCATTAGTCAATGTGAAATCACAACACAGGCACACGCCCAGTACCAGTTTCAATGTTTGCTATGGGCCttgtgccccctgctggtgacaTTTAATTTCCACTACACTGCATCCCTTTTAGAGTAACTAGTCTTCTTACATTTGTTCATCAAACTTTACTGGTTGTTAAACATTAAATACGAGAGGTTACTTTATTccttacttttattttcatgaacTTTACTCCAATGTTACAATGTCATATGATAACACTACTGTCATTCATGAATACCTGCAGTTTATCTGGAACTATTTAGTAAACATTTAGTAACCAGTATAAATAACAGCAGGTAAGACGGCA of Solea solea chromosome 16, fSolSol10.1, whole genome shotgun sequence contains these proteins:
- the epn3a gene encoding epsin-3 isoform X1, translated to MQTSSLRRQMKNMVNNYTEAEIKVREATSNDHWGPPGSLMSEIADLTFNVVAFAEVMGMIWKRLNDHGKNWRHVYKALTLLDYLIKTGSERVAHECRENIYTIHTLRDFQYIDRDGRDQGINVREKAKQLVALLKDEEKLKRERSQALKTKTRMGGTSSMGSRSTPPPYSGHHSSAAGYGDDFRKCKDSPSSINSSSSSPQLAPDMEQARPATSGEEELQLQLALAMSREETEKPPPPVDIDEQTQLQIAMSLSKEESHKTVQPAPPAVDMDEDTQLQLALNLSKEEHQQEQLSRRGDESMLLKALEESKREMETKGGTSFMDLVDVFAVPSELPSSDHRWNNAHQAAARMGGTDPWDTMEGSTYASREDSSWMVPPPSSSPPPPWEPPTHPWDAPPNNVSNATDGAWALHANTAPSRVDPFSGPSERSVIEGAVGEAFLRTGSPSDGDLFDEAMDGGQINVNGRREGSPELFDLSGLGESLAVSSPRKCQTPESFLGPTAASLVNLERLIPANPQAQAKNPFLSGLSAPSVTNPFQAEQPKLTLNQIGSNVTSMPPLTTSLPYSASLPLPISHQPASLPSSLTHPTQPGLDLPGPLPEPLLPFSSASTQESLAAQSSQNPFL
- the epn3a gene encoding epsin-3 isoform X2, with product MQTSSLRRQMKNMVNNYTEAEIKVREATSNDHWGPPGSLMSEIADLTFNVVAFAEVMGMIWKRLNDHGKNWRHVYKALTLLDYLIKTGSERVAHECRENIYTIHTLRDFQYIDRDGRDQGINVREKAKQLVALLKDEEKLKRERSQALKTKTRMGGTSSMGSRSTPPPYSGHHSSAAGYGDDFRKCKDSPSSINSSSSSPQLAPDMEQARPATSGEEELQLQLALAMSREETEKPPPPVDIDEQTQLQIAMSLSKEESHKTVQPAPPAVDMDEDTQLQLALNLSKEEHQQEQLSRRGDESMLLKALEESKREMETKGGTSFMDLVDVFAVPSELPSSDHRWNNAHQAAARMGGTDPWDTMGSTYASREDSSWMVPPPSSSPPPPWEPPTHPWDAPPNNVSNATDGAWALHANTAPSRVDPFSGPSERSVIEGAVGEAFLRTGSPSDGDLFDEAMDGGQINVNGRREGSPELFDLSGLGESLAVSSPRKCQTPESFLGPTAASLVNLERLIPANPQAQAKNPFLSGLSAPSVTNPFQAEQPKLTLNQIGSNVTSMPPLTTSLPYSASLPLPISHQPASLPSSLTHPTQPGLDLPGPLPEPLLPFSSASTQESLAAQSSQNPFL
- the epn3a gene encoding epsin-3 isoform X3 — protein: MQTSSLRRQMKNMVNNYTEAEIKVREATSNDHWGPPGSLMSEIADLTFNVVAFAEVMGMIWKRLNDHGKNWRHVYKALTLLDYLIKTGSERVAHECRENIYTIHTLRDFQYIDRDGRDQGINVREKAKQLVALLKDEEKLKRERSQALKTKTRMGGTSSMGSRSTPPPYSGHHSSAAGYGDDFRKCKDSPSSINSSSSSPQLAPDMEQARPATSGEEELQLQLALAMSREETEKTVQPAPPAVDMDEDTQLQLALNLSKEEHQQEQLSRRGDESMLLKALEESKREMETKGGTSFMDLVDVFAVPSELPSSDHRWNNAHQAAARMGGTDPWDTMEGSTYASREDSSWMVPPPSSSPPPPWEPPTHPWDAPPNNVSNATDGAWALHANTAPSRVDPFSGPSERSVIEGAVGEAFLRTGSPSDGDLFDEAMDGGQINVNGRREGSPELFDLSGLGESLAVSSPRKCQTPESFLGPTAASLVNLERLIPANPQAQAKNPFLSGLSAPSVTNPFQAEQPKLTLNQIGSNVTSMPPLTTSLPYSASLPLPISHQPASLPSSLTHPTQPGLDLPGPLPEPLLPFSSASTQESLAAQSSQNPFL